In Dermacentor andersoni chromosome 4, qqDerAnde1_hic_scaffold, whole genome shotgun sequence, the following proteins share a genomic window:
- the LOC126537133 gene encoding AP-2 complex subunit alpha-like gives MPPAKGDGMRGLAVFISDIRNCKSKEAETKRINKELANIRSKFKGDKTLDGYQKKKYICKLLFIFLLGHDIDFGHMEAVNLLSSNKYSEKQIGYLFILVLMNAKDELMRLIVQSIKNDLGSRNPIHANLALQCVANMGNVEMAEAFGRDIPKLLVSPDTMDQVKQSAALCLLRLLRTLPDVVPGGEWTSRIIHLLNDQHLGVVTASVSLIDALVKKNPEEYKGCIPLAVSRLSRIVNASYTDLQDYTYYFVPAPWLCMKLLRLLQNYPPPEEPSVRGRLNECLESLLNKAQEPAKSKKVQHSNARHAVLFEAISLILHMDRLGALPEPHLLIRACNQLGHFLQHRETNLRYMALEGLCLLATSDSSHEAVKKHQETVVAALKMERDVSVRQKAVDLLYAMCDRTNAQLIVGEMLSYLETADYAIREEMVLKVAILAEKYASDYAWYVDVVLNLIRVAGDHVSEEVWYRVVQIVANREDVQGYAAKVCFQALQAPACHENMVKVAGYVLGEFGNLVAGDQRSAPAVQFRLLHSKYHLCSAPTRALLLTTYIKFINLFPEIKAEIQEVLQSDNNLRCSDAELQQRSVEYLGLSRIASPDVLATVLEEMPPFPERESFILAMLKRRKPGLKETTCETAPPPTPPRSAESSAKLLVTNGGGVEADLLGLAMQPSEEQSQPVAAPISAEDGLRKMVLRNAGVLFENDIIQVGVRAEFKQNLGRLSLFYGNKSTFQLQGVTSTVSCRGDQATKLFVQAKPVEKVIDAGSQIQQIVSVECLQEFQEPPELLVHFLYVGSAQSVSLKLPVFLNKFFEPTAMTAESFFARWKNLSGPQQEEQKVFRARFPMEAAAIRTKLEGFGMQLLEAIDPNPNNYVCAGIVCTRGQQVGCLMRLEPNVEARMFRLTVRASKSHVAKIMVDLLYEHL, from the coding sequence ATGCCGCCGGCAAAAGGGGACGGGATGCGGGGCCTGGCCGTGTTTATTTCCGACATCCGCAACTGCAAGAGCAAGGAAGCCGAAACGAAGCGAATCAACAAAGAATTAGCCAACATTCGGTCAAAGTTCAAGGGCGACAAGACGCTGGACGGCTACCAGAAGAAGAAGTACATTTGCAAGTTGCTGTTCATCTTCCTTCTAGGGCACGACATAGATTTCGGTCACATGGAGGCGGTAAACCTCCTTAGTTCGAACAAATACTCCGAAAAGCAGATAGGATACCTTTTCATCCTGGTGCTTATGAATGCCAAAGACGAACTCATGCGCCTTATCGTGCAGTCCATCAAAAACGACCTGGGGTCTCGCAACCCCATTCACGCCAACCTCGCTCTTCAGTGCGTCGCCAACATGGGCAACGTGGAGATGGCCGAAGCGTTCGGCCGCGACATTCCCAAACTATTGGTGTCTCCTGACACCATGGACCAAGTCAAGCAGAGCGCCGCGCTGTGCCTCCTGCGCCTTCTCCGCACCCTGCCCGACGTCGTGCCCGGGGGCGAGTGGACTTCGCGCATCATCCACCTACTAAACGACCAGCACCTGGGCGTCGTCACAGCCTCTGTCAGCCTTATCGACGCACTGGTCAAGAAGAACCCGGAGGAGTACAAGGGATGCATTCCTCTTGCCGTGTCGCGGCTGAGTCGCATCGTGAACGCCTCGTATACGGACCTGCAGGACTACACCTACTATTTCGTACCGGCGCCTTGGCTGTGCATGaagctgctgcggctgctgcagaACTACCCGCCTCCCGAGGAGCCTAGCGTGCGGGGTAGGCTCAACGAGTGCCTCGAGTCTTTACTCAACAAGGCGCAGGAACCGGCCAAGTCGAAGAAAGTGCAACACTCGAACGCTCGCCACGCTGTGCTGTTCGAAGCCATCTCGCTTATTCTGCACATGGATCGGCTTGGAGCGCTGCCTGAGCCACACCTCCTCATTCGCGCTTGCAACCAGCTTGGCCATTTCCTGCAACACCGAGAGACTAACTTGCGTTACATGGCGCTCGAAGGGCTCTGTCTTTTAGCAACATCGGATTCGTCGCACGAAGCCGTCAAGAAACACCAGGAGACCGTGGTAGCTGCTTTAAAGATGGAGCGTGACGTCAGCGTCCGTCAGAAGGCGGTGGATTTGCTTTACGCCATGTGCGATCGCACCAATGCGCAGCTCATTGTAGGCGAGATGTTGAGCTACCTCGAGACTGCAGACTATGCCATTCGTGAGGAGATGGTGCTTAAGGTAGCCATCCTTGCTGAGAAGTATGCATCAGACTATGCATGGTATGTTGACGTAGTGCTCAACCTCATCCGTGTGGCAGGTGATCATGTTAGTGAAGAAGTTTGGTACCGTGTCGTTCAGATTGTAGCCAATCGGGAGGATGTCCAGGGTTATGCAGCCAAAGTTTGCTTCCAGGCACTTCAGGCACCAGCCTGCCATGAAAATATGGTCAAAGTAGCTGGCTATGTTCTTGGAGAGTTTGGCAACCTCGTTGCCGGAGACCAGCGCTCTGCCCCGGCAGTTCAGTTCCGCCTGCTTCATTCCAAGTACCACCTGTGTAGCGCTCCAACACGTGCCCTTTTACTGACCACCTACATCAAGTTTATTAACCTTTTTCCCGAAATAAAGGCTGAAATCCAAGAGGTGCTGCAAAGTGACAACAATCTTCGCTGTTCCGATGCTGAACTGCAGCAGCGCTCAGTTGAATATCTTGGTCTGAGCCGTATTGCTTCACCCGATGTGCTTGCCACTGTTCTGGAAGAAATGCCTCCTTTTCCTGAGAGAGAATCATTTATACTTGCAATGCTGAAACGTAGAAAGCCTGGTCTTAAAGAAACTACATGTGAAACTGCTCCACCGCCAACACCACCACGATCTGCAGAGAGCAGTGCTAAGTTGCTCGTGACCAATGGAGGAGGTGTGGAGGCTGACCTCTTGGGACTTGCAATGCAGCCTTCTGAGGAGCAATCCCAACCTGTTGCTGCACCTATTAGTGCTGAGGATGGTCTTCGAAAAATGGTGTTGCGCAATGCTGGTGTCCTGTTCGAGAATGACATCATTCAAGTTGGCGTCAGAGCCGAGTTCAAGCAGAACCTCGGCCGCCTTAGCCTCTTCTATGGCAACAAGAGCACCTTTCAGCTGCAGGGTGTGACATCTACTGTGTCCTGCCGTGGAGACCAAGCAACCAAGCTTTTTGTGCAGGCCAAGCCAGTCGAGAAAGTAATCGATGCTGGCTCCCAAATTCAACAGATTGTCAGTGTAGAATGCCTTCAAGAGTTCCAAGAACCTCCAGAACTGTTGgttcattttctttatgttggtaGTGCTCAGTCTGTGTCCCTTAAGCTTCCTGTCTTCCTAAACAAGTTTTTCGAGCCAACAGCCATGACTGCTGAAAGCTTTTTTGCTCGCTGGAAAAACCTTTCAGGGCCACAGCAAGAAGAGCAAAAAGTATTTCGGGCACGGTTTCCCATGGAAGCTGCGGCCATCAGAACAAAGTTGGAAGGTTTTGGCATGCAGCTGCTTGAAGCTATCGACCCAAACCCCAACAACTACGTCTGTGCTGGTATTGTGTGCACACGTGGCCAACAGGTCGGGTGCCTTATGCGGCTGGAGCCCAATGTAGAAGCTCGCATGTTCCGTCTGACTGTTCGTGCCAGCAAAAGCCATGTTGCAAAAATCATGGTTGACCTTTTGTATGAGCATTTGTAA